The genomic window aaatcaaagtaaaagagTAGTTATTCTTGATTCAACTAAAACCTGTAACAAATCATATAGAATTCCATAGATCtctttgatttgggttttgatttttgatgacTTGAAATTCGACACCACCGAAAGAGACGAGATAAGTAGAGAACGGCgatgaaattagggttccgTCGACTGAACGAGAGAAGAGAgcgacaattttttttttttttttttttgcgcgGATGAACAGTAAGATGTGCtgaaaaaatgagaaactgAAAGTTTTAAGGgaatttttggtttcagatgACGTAGATTAGGGTAAATGACATGGACTAATGACATGGataatcacttttttttatttattttttaattaaaaacgaatttaataataatatttaattaaaactaatcGAGGATCTTAAGTGTAATTACACAAGTACAGAAAATATacgaataataaaaaaagatgtgtTCTATTATAGGAATAAACATACAATTGTGTTCTATTCTAGtaattatttcataaaaagaaCATCTAATACATGGGTATGAAACTTGAACAAAATCAGCTACAACCTCATCAAGTATTGGGTTCAAATTGCCCATGGAGGGCACACGTCCACTGATGAGTACGCATGCTCCCGGCTGAGCCCGAGACAataataagaacaaaagaatatgttgtttctttccttaTTAAGAATGAAGGGACCTGGGCAACGACAATGACACGTGCTGCAAAGCGGCCGTGAAGAGCTATTGTTAGCCAGCAATTCATAATCGCCGTTAATCTTTCCTCCTGGTTTGGCATACCTGATATCTCCAACTACACACAATATATGAAACGTGACTCCGCAATCTTTACAAGTATAGAACcaagtttttggatttgtttccCTTTCACAAATATCACACCAATATTTGCCGCTTGCGTTTTCATCACCATAACAAAGAGTGAGTGGATGATCATCGTATCTGGGAAGCATTACCGTTTTTGGTAGAGTGGCacaacaaaaatccaaataataATTGCATTTGCTACAACCAAGTACTTCTGTTTCATCAATACCGCAGTTCTGACAAGTCTTCACTTGACCATATCGTAGTTTGTAGTAGAGTAAATGATGATCATGACTTCCATGAATAAAAGGCACGGTAATCGAACTGCACAATAAGTCAAACTTATCCCTATATGAATTGTAGATGAATCCTTCGCTAAACATTTGACGACAAGCTCGACATCTCCCTAAGACGTATGGTATCCATTGGAGGCTAAGATCCAGAGGCTGTGGGCTAAGAAAATGTCGTTTCTTTGTAGCAAGATTAGCACACCTTTCATGGAGAAAAAAACCGCAATATGATTTTGAACACTTGTAGAATGTGTAAGAGCCGATGGGATGAACACATGCTCCACATAAGCTGCTTTCTTCATCGTCATTGTGGAGGCTAAGGTTATGTTCATGAGCGAAATGAGTGATCGTGTTGTCATCATTCCTCTTAAATGGCTCAatatcttcaacttcttcaggTACTCCATCAAGCTCTTTTCCATCCCATACATCTTTCCTTGTTGCACACAGTGAATGAATAGCATAATTAGGACAAAGAGAGCATGAATAAGCCCCATATGACCAATCAATCTCTTCCCAACAAACTCCACATCTCCATTCTCCAGGACCAAGAGGATACTTGTACGAAACACGGTGATCATGGTGATTAACATGAATGACACGTGGTAAACGAGCACACTTTTGATGGAACATCCTGAAATCACATTGAACACATACGTAAGGAGCACGGTCGCCTTTCGTCCCACAAGCATCACAAATGAAGGATATCAATCTTGGCATGAGTGTGAGTGTATGCTCATGGACCTTGAGATCTGAAAGAGCGACTGGTATGGGATTTTCAACCGCGCATTCCATATCCAAGTTGAACTTACAAATATCGCAATGATAAAGTAAGTTTCCAGTTTCTTTTCCACATATATGACAACTTCGGTCTTCCGTGTAATCTGGAGCTCCATTGGTGATAAGCTTAAGAGGGTGACTGAGATGAGAAGGATGATTAATCTCTGGTGAGTCAAATACGGAAACACAACTCTCATGAATCACCAACCTGCAACGAGGGCAGAAATAGCCATGTTTGCCACCCTCATAACAAAAATCGCACCACATATCAGAGCTAAAATCAACCATGAGTAGAAGATGGGGATGCCATGGCTTACTCAGACGGGCTAGGGTACATATGCCATCAATCATGCAATCAATGTCCAAATTGACTTTACAATCATAGCAATGATAAAGAAGGTGTTTGGTGTTTTTACCGCAGAGATGGCATTTTGAGTCGGTGTGAACAGGAGCTCCGGTTGTGAGAAGTTTAAGACAATGCCCATCATGAGAAGGGTGGTGGAATATATCTTCTGTCATGAACACAAACGCACATTTCCGGTGAACAGTAAACTTGCATTCACTGCAAGAGAACCCATCACCAGACGATCGATCGCAAGCATCACATTCCAAACTATCACCAGAGCTAACAATGGATACACGATGCTCGTGTCCTTCTAGCCTAAAAGTCATGGCGGTTGTGGAtagcagagaaagaaaattaaggTTTGGGGTAATAACAGTTTGGGTTTCtgtaatattattgttatttctctatatatactcTAATTATAGCAACGCTACTTGTTAGATTATcatatacattaatatattagTAATAATATAGATGACAAATAAACATTAGTAACGCTACCTAGTGGGCACGTCTTTAgtctttgtttaatttaaacacTAATATCGATGGTCCCGTTCAGGTTTTGTTTGCCATGTTAGTTTGTTGACTTCGAGTCTTcgacttttattttttaaaatattatttttgcgGGGAAATAATCcgaaaaaaacttatttattttttctttttctttttaatatatgtaatattaaattttctaaaacaatatatgaattaatttttatgtcttttaaattttcgtttatttaaattttagcaAAATCACATATCCGAGTTAATGGATGCTTTAATTATAGTTGAAACTTAACTCATGGTTTTTAAGAATACATACACAATCTAGTTTTAAactttacaaatatattagcTTAGTATCGTGGTTAAATGTGGATGAAATATTCATATAAACCAGAGTTTGAATCTTCTTTAAGTCCCTTTTAGAAATAAGGATCTCGAATCAATATTTCCAGCTGCTGATTGATTTTTGCattgacgaagaagatgaagtccCAAAAAAAACGATTAAAGATATGGAGACGAGATTCGAACCTAGATTAAACAGGAGCCGAGATTCGTCGGAGAAAGAAGTCGCCGTAGGAAGGAAATCGCGGAAGTAATCACCGAAGAAACTAAGACACAAATATTTGACGAATTgatgtttttctattttctcccaaatcACTTAACCTAATATTTTATGACTATTGGGCCGCCCATGTCCATCACATCCAGTCCGCTAAAGCCCATGTCCGTTAACGACCATGACCATTAATGCCCGCTTCATAATGGGCTTGTCCATACCTATCCATTAAGCATTGGAAACGAGCAGTCCCCCCATTTTGACAACTCTAGGCAGATGAGATGAGGCGAAGGATACGGAAGAAGAGAATACTGGTGAAACTCAAAAGAAAGCAGATCGAATTCTAACGACGCGAAGAGAAGAGATGTTTAAATGCTTTATTTTTCAGCAAAATCCAATTATTCAATATCGAGGAGAGGAATGGGTATAAATGAATTTAGCAAAAGGGATTTGCATAGAAAGTGACTAGTCTCATCATTCTTGctattaaaaccaaaatcagatTTGTGGAGATCATGGTTCATGTTTTCTCTCGCAAGGCATGGCGCTGTGTATGGCATATGATTCAGGTATGTAATAGAAACAAATtccctttcttctctctgtaaAAGTGACTCAAAAATCACTGTCTTCAGCAAATTCCAGAACTAAGATTTTGCATTTTGTGGACAGCCTTTGGCAATTGTATTACAGAACTCCGTTGAATATATATCATAGGAAAAACTAGTCCCCTTCAAGACTCTATATAATTACAATTAACCCCTTAAGTAAATATTCACATATACTCTTCTAATCATACTTCTCAAGCTCAAAGCctacacatatataattagaaaattagaaagatGCAGGAGAGAGTGGACAAAAGTTGAATCTCAGGTTTCTCTCCTTGTCTGTTTTTGTGTGGCGTGATGGTAGCTATTTCTCTGGTATCATTTGAGTTTTGCTGTCACTCATGTCTGTGTTGCTATTGGTTTTGACTACGGTTTTCTAATTGAGTTGTGGCTTATCCGGTCTTATTGGTGCTATCCGACGTTCACATGTTTTATGAGAAACCTTAGTGGATCTCTCTCTAGTTCTGTTAGTGATTTGATATTTGTCTGTTTCTTTAATGAGCTCTATCTTTTGGTTGTTAGTCACTGGATCCGAAGGTTTCTAACGTTTCGGCTTGTGTCTACTTTCTGTGGGCTTTAGTATCCGGTGATATCCTTGTCTTCACCAGATTTGTAATCCAATACATCATTTATGTTTCTAATACAAATTCAAGTgacataaaaaagaagaaagtgcACGAGCCAAAGCTGCATATGACCGTATGTAAGAATACGATCATGTGTAATTTTAAATGTAGGTACGCACAAAAtaatacaacaacaacaacaacaaccgaTTCCagttcataaataaaaacaacaaaaataacaaataagtTCCAAACTCGAACATTAACTACGTACCAccttataaaaacaaataacaaaaaagaacaaaagtacgacgttgacaaaaaaagaaaaaagaaaaaaaaaactaccagCTCGTATTCGATTCTAACTCTAACGCCCATGGAGGGCAGACGGTATGATATTCGTCAAAATGGAACTTTAGGTGAGATTTGAAACAGTAAAAAGAACAGAAGAACTCGGGGTCATAGTCGACCCAACCTAAAACAATGAAGGTACCTGGGCAACGACAATGACAATTGTAGCAAATTGGTCGTGTAGAACTATTGTTAGGTAGCACAAAACCCCCCTCACAGATATTTCCTCCTGGTTTGGCATACCTGATATCTCCAAGTACACATAAAATATGCAAAGTGACCCCGCTTTCTGAACCAGTGTAGAACCAAGTCTCTGTATTCGTTTCTCTTTCACAAATATCACACCAATATTTGTCGCTCGATTTTTCACCGTAACAGAGAGTGAGTGGATGATCATCATACCTAGGAAGGCTAACCGTTAATGGTAGAGTGGCGCAacgaaaatccaaaaaataattgcACTTGAGGCAACCTATGACGACTTTAGTATGATCGATGCCGCAGCTCTGACAAGTCTTAAAGTGACCGTGTTGTAGTTTAAGGTAGAGTAAAGGATGAGGATGACTTCCATGGATAAAAGGCACATCAATGGAACTGCATAGCAAGTCAAAAGTCCCATATGTATCATGGTCATAGACGAATCCTTCAGAACAAACTTGAAGACATGCAGAACAAGCTGTTGGCGAGTCATCAGACTGTTCCAATACAGAAAGATGGAGAGGTTCTGGGCTCAGAAAATGTCGTTTCTTCTTACGTAAATTAGCACACATTTCATGGAGAATGAAAATGCATTCTGATTCTGAACATTTGTAAAATGTGTAAGAACCGATGGGACGAACACATGCTCCACACAAGCTGTTTTCTTCACCGTCTTTCCTGAGGCTCATGAGGTTATGTTGATGAGCGCAGTGAGTAATTGTGCTGTCATCATTCCTCTTGAATGGCTCGAtgtcttcaatttcttcaggTACTCCATCGAGTTCTATTCCATCCCACACATCTTTCCTTGTGGCGCACAATGAATGAATAGCATAATTAGGACAAAGAGAACATGAATAAGCCCCATATGACCAATCAATCTCTTCCCAACAAACTCCACATCTCCATTCTCCAGGACCAAGAGGATACTTGAAGGATACACGGTGATCATGGTGATTGACATGAATGACACGCGGTAAACGAGCACATTTTTGATGGAAGGTCATGAAATCACATTGAACACACATGTAAGGAGAACGATCACCTTTCGTACCACAGGCATCACAAACGAAGGAGATCAATCTTGGCATGAGTGTGAGTGTATGCTCATGGACCTTGAGATTTGAAAGAGCGACTGGTGGAGGTCTTTCAATCGCACAACGCATATCCAAGTTGAACTTACAAATATCACAATGATAAAGTAAGTTCCCAGTGTTTTCTCCACATATATGACATCTTTGGTCTGTGTAATTTGGAGCTCCATCGGTGAGACGCTTAAGAGGGTGTCTAACATGTGCAGGGTGAGTGATCTCTGGTGAGTCAAATATGAAGGTACATCTTGTATGAATCACCAACCCGCAACGAAGGCAGCGATAGCCCTTGCTGTCTTCGTTGCCAATCTTGTGACAAAAGCTGCACCtatcaaaatatgaaagacCAAGCACTAGAGGATGGTGATGCCACGACATATTCAGATGGAATGGGGCAGATCTGTGATCAGCTATGCAACCAATGTCCAAATTGAGTTTGCAATCAGAGCAATGATAAAGAAGGCGTTTGGTGTTTTTACCGCATAGATGACATTTGGGATCGGTGTGATCAGGAGCTCCGGTTGTGAGAAGCTTAAGACAATGTCCATCATGAGATGGGTGGTCGAATATCTCTTTTGCCGTGAACACATATACACATTTCTTGTGAATATTAAACTTGCATTCGCTGCATGAGTAGCCACCAACATGCAACTGATCGCAAGCATCGCATTCCATACCATCACCTTGGTTAACGACGGATACAAGATGCTCGTGTCCACGTACATTCTCAGTCATGGCGTTTGCGGTTAGCAGAGGtggagagagaagaaagtttATGTTTGGGGTAATAGCACTTTGGTTTAATGTAATAATGAATCAATATAGTTGTTGTTCCTCTATATACTCTAATTATATAAATGCTACTTGCTGCTGCGTTAATATTCACGTTGACAAATATATAGTAAGACAACAAGTGGGCAAGTCGTTAGtctttgtttagtttaaaCACTAATATCAATTGTCTCGCTCAGGTTTTGTCTGCCATATGTTATAGTTCGTTTATTTGAACTTCTTTATTACCAagtttgctttcttttttaccTGATGATAAAAGAAGATTGATTTCGTTGTATCAATCCAGATCATAGAAGGAATAAGTCAAATTCATGACAGCTAACATTGAGTCGATGATGATAATTAGTCTGTAACAGAAATCACactgtttttgtttagtcttctcttgtttctctatAAACTCTAATTATATCAACGATACTTGTTACATTAATTCTATATATGTACTCTAACACTTAACACTAGACCTTAAATTGTGtggaatatataaaaaaaaaaaagagaggtaaCGATATGTTGTCTTTAGGATTATTGTTAAAACTAgtattaacataaaaattgcatgtattattattaacttATGGTTTATCAGAAAAAGTTGAGTATGCatgataaaatattaacaCATTTGCCATTGATTAACCACAAACATACAAAAACTTAAGTTAGACTATTGATCTTTGTTCGTTGagtacaaaaatatttcatgtcttgctctttttgtttttttgtgaaacttttgttttgtgtatgtAAACATGTCTATTTTTGTATTGTATGATATGGCataatgatttaattaaactaaaagGGGTGACTACAATGGTTCACTCCTAAAAGTAGATCCAAGAATTGTTCGCtaaaaaaagagttaagaaAATAGGGAGAAATTGTAGTCCCGAACCGAAGCTGCACCGAGGCAAGGCAAGATAAATATGATCGTGTGTGATCACGTTGAAGTCGTCGGGTAATGTAAAATGTAAGCAGACTAATAACTTTCGTGAATAGTTTACAACAAGTCAACAACATTCAATTCAAACTCAtacaataaaatcatatatatatatcaaaattggCTAACTCTCTCTATATGggtgacacatcatcacaccaGTAAGTGCCAAAACTTAGTGATAAAAATttagtatcatcatcatcactctctaAATTACTATCATTAAAGTATAACAAAACTTAgtgataaaaatttaaaagtttcacaTTGCATTAAATTATCCACTAATCTCACtcttaacaaaatatcttcatttaaaagaaaaaatacaaaaaatcatgttaatgTATCAAACACTACtctcattttacttttcttatttttgctatttttataATAGTCATTATTTGATAATGACTAGAAATTTTCGTGCATTACAACTTAactgttttgttatttaacCTTCCTTAGTTTAGAAATTTTAACttagtcttttctttttattacctttttttgtttacatgatATGgtctttttgtgtgtttatgaTAAATTGGTAACATTAATACTGACATGCATCTTTTGTTAAATAGTGATCTTTTGAGATGTTAGATATACCAAAAAGTTCAATATACGACCCTTTCTCTAATATGGATATAtgcaaatgaaaaaagaaaaacctaaaaGTGTTGACTCAAAAGACTATttaatttctgattttttttttttcatgtgaaaacttttaaaacaaatgagtagtttatatatttgttattcaaattatgtCAATCCAATATTTAGCCATGAGCCTATCATGATGTGATTGGAATACTAGATTAGGAGAGAATACATGGAACAAGAAATTATTTGCTTAGAATCAAGTTAGACAACTTTCAAACCAAATAAGTAGCATAATTGCATACCATTATATCATATTGTTGATGTAAGTATTTCAtgatagttaaaaaaatttagaaacttgggtatatagataaaaagatttatacatgaaaaaaatataattgatatttgaatcaaaagtgaatctaactatacaaatataattacataaaatgaatataactttattaactacataataacatacacgaaaataacataaattagaaataaaaatagttaaacataattatttttaaacaaatttcaaacaacaaCCCACGCGTAGCGTGGGTACTCAcctaatataaataaaagcaCAAAAACCACATATGagtgttcttttttgtttaaagataCATATTCTTTTAGAGAGAGCCAATCGGAAAccaataaatttatatgaaaaacaaaagatacatGGGTTCTTATTTTAGTAGCTAAACAAATTATCCGGatattgataaaaacaaacttaagaCTAATACAACATGATAGAAAAATGGATCTCAAGACCctaaaacaaaagtgaaattCGCCACCAAAATAGGCCACTTGATTTGGCTGTAGACTAACCATTGACAAGGGCAACATATGAGTTCCACACTCAAAAGTTAATTACCACCTCATCATGTCTTGAGTTCTAACTTCTTAACCCATGGAGGGCACATGATATGATAGTCGTTGCTATAACGAAATATGACATgttttaaacaataaaaagaacaGAAGAACACGTTGTAGCCATCATGATCCTCGCCGTAgccaacaaaattaataaaaaaggtACCTGGGCAACGACATTTACAGTTGAGACAAATTGGTCGTGTAGAACTACTGTTAAGTTGCAATTCAAACCCCTCACAGATATTTCCTCCTGGTTTGGCGTACCTGATATCCCCAAGTACACATAAAATATGCAAAGTGACCCCGCTTTCTAAACCAGTGTAGAACCAAGTCTCTGGATTCGTTTCTCTTTCACAAATATCACACCAATATTTGCCGCTCGCCTTTTCACCATAACAGAGAGTGAGCGGATGATCATCGTATCTGGGAAGACTGACTGTTAACGGTAGTGTGGCACaatgaaaatccaaaaaataattgcACTTGAGGCAACCTATGACGACTTTAGTATGATCGATGCCACAGCTCTGGCAAGTCTTAAAGTGGCCGTCTTGTAGTTTAAGGTAGAGTAAATGATGAGGATGACTTTCATGGATAAAAGGTACATCAATGGAACTGCATACTAAATCAAACATCACACCATACACAAATCCTTCAGAGCAAACTAGAAGACAAGCGTCACACCATTTAGGGAAGTTACCATAGTTTTTCCATTGAGATATAACTAGCTGTTCTGGGCTCAGAAAATGTCGTTTCTTCTTGCGTAAATTAGCACACGTTTCATGGAGAATGAAACTGCAATCTGATCTTGAACACTTGTAGAATGTGTAAGAACTGATGGGACGAGCACATGCTCCACAATAACTGCCTTCTTCACCGTCTTTTCCGAGGCTCATGAGGTTATGTTCATGAGCGAAATGAGTGATCGTGTTGTCATCATTCCTCTTAAATGGCTCAatatcttcaacttcttcaggTACTTCATCAAGCTCTTTTCCATCCCATACATCTTTCCTTGTTGCACACAGTGAATGAATAGCATAATTAGGACAAAGAGAGCATGGATAAGCCCCATATGACCAATCAATCTCTTCCCAACAAACTCCACATCTCCATTCTCCAGGACCAAGAGGATACTTGTACGAAATGCGATGGTCATGGTGATTGACATGAATGACACGTGGTAATTGAGCACACTTTTGATGGAAAATCATGAAATCACATTGAACACAGATGTAAGGAGAACGGTCACCTTCCGTCCCACAAGCATCACAAACGAAGGAGATCAATCTTGGCATGAGTGTGAGTGTATGCTCATGGACCTTTAGATTTGAAAGAGCAATTGGTGGAGGGCTTTTTGCCGCACACCGCAGATCCAAGTTGAATTTACAAATATCACAATGATAAAGTAAGTGCTGAGTGTCTTCTCCACATATATGACATCTTGGGTCTGTGTAATTTGGAGCTCCATCGGTGAGAAGCTTAAGAGGGAGTCTGACATGAGAAGGGTGAGTGATCTCCGGTGAGTCAAATACGGGGACACATGTGAGATGAATCCTAAACCCGCACTGAAGGCAGTGACAGCCAAGTTCGTTAACCCCATTACAAAATTCGCAAATATCTGTATAACATATTTGTATAGGATGGTGGTGCCATGACACAAGCAGATGGTCTTTGGAAGCTGCAAATATGTGGTGACTTATGCAATCAATGTCCAGATTGAGTTTACAGTCAGAGCAATGATAAAGAATGCTCTTGGTGTATTTACCGCAGAGATGACAATTTGGGTCGGTGTGATGAGGAGCTCCGGTTGTGAGAAGTTTAAGACAATGTCCATCATGAGAAGGATGGTCGAATATCTCCGGTATGTTGAACAAAAATGCACAAATGTGGTGAATAGAAAAGTCGCATTCATTGCATATATAGCCAACACCGTAGCCAACAGCAGTCCGTCGATCGCAAGCAGCACACTGGTGAAAAGGAGTGTTGACGATGAATAGATCATGCGCATGTCCGCGAAATTTAAAAACCGGGAAGGTTGCGGTATCCATATTTATGTTTGGATAGTAGcactttggttttgtgttcTAATGGATCAATATAGTCGTGTTTCTATATACTCTAGTTATAGCAATGCTACTTGTTACATTATCAGATACTACATTAATTTTGACGTTGACATGTCTATAGTAAATTAGTAATACAACTAGTGGGCACGTACGTcgttattatttgtttgatttgtataGTAATACAACCATGTTAGTTAGTTTACTAcgacttttatttattttcctatCTTTGCTTTTCAAACTCTCATGCAagttttattcctttttttttaattcaataacaagttgtttaattaattaagacaaCAAAAGTCATGACAGCTAACATTGAGCCCAACGATGATAATTGATACCTTCGAgatttttgattagttttctcttgttttgtttcataaaatatattgaaatgaCTATTTAATTAGATGGtatcaaatttgtttaatctttatttaaataaaaattcatatcgaatttgtataattttcttacttttgtCTGCCCCGTTAGATTGTTTATTTCGActtctttattttatgatCTTTGCTCTTCCTCTTCCCAACTTTGCTGCTCAATAACTTTAGTAATGGTTTGAGCAGGGCTTAcctggaaaaaaacaaaaaatgtcatACGACCagttttaaattgattttcaaaggttttaaaaaaagtattattacAAAAAGTATTAGAAAATAGATACTATcacaaattttccaaaaacatttaagCCCAAAATTAACTATGAGATTCGGGGAAATCATGTTTGATTCGAACCCGAATCAATACTACtcaaagaaagagacagaaacttctttttcttttgccacTGGACTTTGACGATTtggttataacaaaaataataattacctTGAAGATAGAAAAGAATCAaaccctttaacaaaaaaaaagaagatagaaaaaaattgatttcattAGCTGTATCAAATTCAGATCATTGATGGAAGATGTGAAAAGTCATAACAGCTAACATTGAGCCGATGATGACACCTCTGAAGATTAatcattaaaatataaaatcacGCGGTTTGTAtcagaaaattttgatatgacgaagttttcaaaaacaaatatactgAAGGATTCTCTCTAGCTATGTGACATGGTGGCCACCTTAGAAAAAATATACGAGTTCAGTTTGAAAGTTTCAACATATCAATTcgaaaaaaatgcaaaagaaaacaaaaatcccaCTGATTTCGTTTTCACctaaaaaatttgataaatttttatttagttttaatatttatgtcTAAGTTAAGCTCTTCAATTTGTATCCGTTGTGTTATGCAATATCAATGAAACCAAACCGGTGCGTGACACGAGTAATCGCGTAATGTAGTTCTTCGGGCAGAAGGCAGTACTGAATTGATTACACGGACATGGTAATGGTTGTTCTTTCTCCTTGGTTTGACAATGTTTagatgaatcttcttcttatgctTCTTGGCTCATTCCTTGACTTTACATTTCTCAGTTCTCATATAACTTCTCTATAATGCTGTTTAACTACGATGGCCGGTCCAATGAGAAGAGTTTGAATGGTCCAAGCAAGCCATTCATGTGAACAttctgaaacaaataaattggTTAGTGGCTACTTACCTAAGCTGGAACGCCAATCTTCTTCCTAGTAGGAGTTTTTGATGTAGTGAATATCGAATGTTTTAGTGGAGCCACTTCCCAGATCTTCATAGTATTCCAATTCTCTTTTGTCCAGTTAAAGCCATTGTTAGCTCCTTGAAGGTGATTTAGCCGTGTAGATCCCAAATTTTTGTGGTAGCCAAGCATAAGTTGAAAGAATATGCGGAATTGTATTAAAGATTAAGAGAGttatgaagaacaagagagttTGTATGTGAGAGAATATGAGACCAAATCATGTTGATAGAATTAGAATTGTAACCTTTGTGTGTTTACAATGCTTTAAAGACACACAAAGAGAATATGACCGTTTACAATTAACGTAAGACTGAAAGAGACATAAGAGAAGAGGTTCCTTGGTCTTGGTGATGAGAGTGACTGGTCATTGGTTGACCTTGTTGCTAAAGACACTCGTGAGTCCTCTTCAACGGCTACAAGAGATATTTGTGTGCCTTCACCTCTTCTAGAAGCTCTTCATAGACTTCTCATATGTTCGGCCCACTCTCTTGTAGTACATATCCAATACTAGGCCTTTCTTATTTGAGTCTTGATCAATATAAGTATCCTCGGCTCCATTAGTACTCAG from Arabidopsis thaliana chromosome 3, partial sequence includes these protein-coding regions:
- a CDS encoding Cysteine/Histidine-rich C1 domain family protein, with protein sequence MTEDIFHHPSHDGHCLKLLTTGAPVHTDSKCHLCGKNTKHLLYHCYDCKVNLDIDCMIDGICTLARLSKPWHPHLLLMVDFSSDMWCDFCYEGGKHGYFCPRCRLVIHESCVSVFDSPEINHPSHLSHPLKLITNGAPDYTEDRSCHICGKETGNLLYHCDICKFNLDMECAVENPIPVALSDLKVHEHTLTLMPRLISFICDACGTKGDRAPYVCVQCDFRMFHQKCARLPRVIHVNHHDHRVSYKYPLGPGEWRCGVCWEEIDWSYGAYSCSLCPNYAIHSLCATRKDVWDGKELDGVPEEVEDIEPFKRNDDNTITHFAHEHNLSLHNDDEESSLCGACVHPIGSYTFYKCSKSYCGFFLHERCANLATKKRHFLSPQPLDLSLQWIPYVLGRCRACRQMFSEGFIYNSYRDKFDLLCSSITVPFIHGSHDHHLLYYKLRYGQVKTCQNCGIDETEVLGCSKCNYYLDFCCATLPKTVMLPRYDDHPLTLCYGDENASGKYWCDICERETNPKTWFYTCKDCGVTFHILCVVGDIRYAKPGGKINGDYELLANNSSSRPLCSTCHCRCPGPFILNKERNNIFFCSYYCLGLSREHAYSSVDVCPPWAI
- a CDS encoding Cysteine/Histidine-rich C1 domain family protein (Cysteine/Histidine-rich C1 domain family protein; FUNCTIONS IN: molecular_function unknown; INVOLVED IN: intracellular signaling pathway; LOCATED IN: cellular_component unknown; CONTAINS InterPro DOMAIN/s: Protein kinase C-like, phorbol ester/diacylglycerol binding (InterPro:IPR002219), C1-like (InterPro:IPR011424); BEST Arabidopsis thaliana protein match is: Cysteine/Histidine-rich C1 domain family protein (TAIR:AT3G27500.1).), with product MTENVRGHEHLVSVVNQGDGMECDACDQLHVGGYSCSECKFNIHKKCVYVFTAKEIFDHPSHDGHCLKLLTTGAPDHTDPKCHLCGKNTKRLLYHCSDCKLNLDIGCIADHRSAPFHLNMSWHHHPLVLGLSYFDRCSFCHKIGNEDSKGYRCLRCGLVIHTRCTFIFDSPEITHPAHVRHPLKRLTDGAPNYTDQRCHICGENTGNLLYHCDICKFNLDMRCAIERPPPVALSNLKVHEHTLTLMPRLISFVCDACGTKGDRSPYMCVQCDFMTFHQKCARLPRVIHVNHHDHRVSFKYPLGPGEWRCGVCWEEIDWSYGAYSCSLFFFFFFLFLSTSYFCSFLLFVFIRWYVVNVRVWNLFVIFVVFIYELESVVVVVVVLFCAYLHLKLHMIVFLHTVICSFGSCTFFFFMSLEFVLET